A window of the Streptomyces sp. NBC_01351 genome harbors these coding sequences:
- the soxR gene encoding redox-sensitive transcriptional activator SoxR, which translates to MTSNRSGDVRATPDDWLSIGEASARTGAAVSALRFYEELGLIASERDDRNQRRYPRHMLRRVALISVAKRIGIPLQDLREAFADVPLDRPPSHQEWQRASRSWKRRLEERRQTIERLEAELTGCIGCGCLSMKACALLNPGDTLAGDGVGPRRL; encoded by the coding sequence ATGACGAGCAACCGTTCCGGCGACGTCCGGGCCACCCCGGACGACTGGCTGAGCATCGGCGAGGCGAGCGCACGAACCGGAGCGGCCGTCTCCGCCCTGCGGTTCTACGAAGAGCTCGGCCTGATCGCGTCCGAACGCGACGATCGCAACCAGCGTCGCTACCCTCGCCACATGCTGCGCCGTGTCGCATTGATCTCGGTTGCCAAACGGATCGGCATCCCGTTGCAAGACCTTCGAGAGGCGTTCGCCGACGTACCGCTCGACCGCCCACCAAGTCACCAGGAGTGGCAGCGCGCCTCGCGAAGTTGGAAGCGTCGGCTGGAAGAGCGCCGACAGACCATCGAGCGACTTGAGGCCGAGCTCACCGGATGCATCGGATGCGGATGCCTCTCGATGAAGGCATGCGCTCTACTGAACCCCGGAGACACGCTCGCCGGCGACGGTGTCGGCCCCCGACGACTGTGA
- the fdxA gene encoding ferredoxin yields the protein MTFVIALPCVDVKDRACMDECPLDCIYEGERMLYIQPDECIDCGACEPVCPVEAIFFEDDTPQDWQHFNTVNAEFFSDLGAPGSSAKLGPIGRDHPIVAALPSKGAVPSLPML from the coding sequence ATGACGTTTGTGATCGCTTTGCCCTGTGTGGATGTCAAGGACAGGGCATGCATGGATGAGTGCCCTCTCGACTGCATCTACGAGGGTGAGCGCATGCTCTACATCCAGCCGGACGAGTGCATCGACTGCGGAGCCTGCGAGCCGGTGTGCCCGGTCGAGGCGATCTTCTTCGAGGACGACACCCCGCAGGATTGGCAGCACTTCAACACCGTGAACGCCGAGTTCTTCTCCGACCTCGGCGCCCCCGGCAGCAGTGCGAAGCTCGGTCCGATCGGACGGGACCATCCGATCGTGGCAGCGCTCCCGTCAAAGGGCGCCGTCCCTTCACTCCCGATGCTGTAG
- a CDS encoding Vgb family protein, with translation MTTSISPLGTLDLPTPDSGPYALAIGPDGRLWCTLVRTGRIARLTPSTGRVEEFVLDSADCGPTLITAGPDGALWFTRYRDHRIGRIAVDGESRSYELPGGAGGPYGIAVGPDGALWFTCTNSDRIGRIGIDGRIVEFPLPCEGGFPSFLTAGRDGALWFTLNQANAIGRITVSGEVRLHPLPTPGAAPVGLAVGPDGSLWFAEIGAGRIGRLTTGETAGVEFAEFALPEADCRPHAVAVAPDGTCWFTEWGTGRIGSVTPDGKLTEHPLAAPDREPHGLAFAPDGTLYVAEEHGGISRWEVRRPGSVPEEPG, from the coding sequence TTGACCACCTCCATAAGCCCGCTGGGCACCCTCGACCTCCCCACCCCGGACTCCGGCCCGTACGCGCTCGCCATCGGACCGGACGGCCGGCTGTGGTGCACCCTCGTCCGCACCGGGCGCATCGCCCGCCTCACCCCGTCGACCGGCCGCGTCGAGGAGTTCGTACTGGACTCCGCCGACTGCGGCCCCACCCTGATCACCGCCGGACCGGACGGCGCGCTGTGGTTCACCCGGTACCGCGACCACCGGATCGGCCGGATCGCGGTGGACGGCGAGAGCCGCTCGTACGAGCTGCCCGGCGGCGCGGGCGGCCCGTACGGGATCGCGGTCGGCCCCGACGGCGCCTTGTGGTTCACCTGCACGAACTCCGACCGCATCGGCCGGATCGGCATAGACGGCCGGATCGTGGAGTTCCCGCTGCCGTGCGAGGGGGGATTCCCGTCCTTCCTCACTGCGGGACGCGACGGGGCCCTGTGGTTCACCCTCAACCAGGCGAACGCCATCGGCCGGATCACCGTCTCCGGCGAGGTCCGGCTCCACCCCCTGCCCACGCCCGGCGCCGCCCCGGTCGGGCTCGCGGTCGGCCCGGACGGGAGCCTGTGGTTCGCCGAGATCGGCGCCGGCCGGATCGGGCGGCTCACGACCGGCGAGACAGCAGGCGTGGAGTTCGCCGAGTTCGCGCTGCCGGAGGCCGACTGCCGCCCCCACGCCGTCGCGGTCGCCCCGGACGGGACCTGCTGGTTCACCGAGTGGGGCACCGGCCGGATCGGCTCCGTCACCCCGGACGGCAAGCTCACCGAGCACCCGCTAGCGGCCCCCGACCGCGAACCCCACGGTCTGGCCTTCGCCCCGGACGGCACGCTGTACGTCGCCGAGGAGCACGGCGGCATCTCCCGCTGGGAGGTGCGCCGCCCTGGAAGCGTGCCAGAAGAACCCGGTTGA
- a CDS encoding ABC-F family ATP-binding cassette domain-containing protein, which produces MTAQLTASDLTKSYNGRLVLDSVDCSVPVGERLGIVGENGSGKSTLLRLLAGSERPDRGEVVLHAEGGVGYLAQEEDLAPHLTVQQVVDRALAELRALERDLRRMEARMADGDATAETLSAYADTLTAFELRGGYDADARVERSLHGLGLPALPRESTVGSLSGGEVVRLRLAVLLAAAPEVLLLDEPTNHLDGAALTWLEDHLRARRGITVAVSHDRAFLERVATSLLEVDGDLHRTVRYGNGYAGYLAERAADRRRRAEAHTAWRAEAARLRESAAVTARRVAPGRAMKDGNKMAYDRAAGRVQQSLASRVRNAEERLARLLARPVPAPADPLRFTAVSRNAATAAADPGTPAGSGDARRVLLAAAGVAVEGRLALVDVNVPVGGRLLVTGPNGAGKSTLLHVLAGTLAPDRGQVVRHGRIGLLAQHTDAGTGRGTLLAAYAEGRPGTPEEHAEQLLSLGLFARDRLSAPVGSLSVGQRQRLALARLVTEPADVLLLDEPTNHLSPALAEELEEALARFAGAVVVVSHDRRLCARWSGDRLALHAPAPEPAAAATCP; this is translated from the coding sequence ATGACTGCACAGCTCACCGCATCTGACCTCACCAAGTCCTACAACGGCCGCCTGGTCCTCGACTCCGTCGACTGCTCCGTCCCCGTCGGCGAACGCCTCGGCATCGTCGGCGAGAACGGCTCCGGCAAGTCCACCCTGCTCCGGCTGCTGGCCGGGTCAGAGCGCCCCGACCGCGGCGAGGTCGTCCTGCACGCCGAAGGCGGCGTCGGCTACCTCGCACAAGAAGAGGACCTCGCCCCGCACCTGACCGTCCAGCAGGTGGTCGACCGCGCCCTCGCCGAGCTGCGTGCCCTGGAGCGGGACCTGCGCCGGATGGAGGCCCGTATGGCCGACGGCGACGCCACCGCCGAGACCCTCAGCGCGTACGCCGACACCCTCACCGCCTTCGAACTGCGCGGCGGGTACGACGCCGACGCCCGCGTGGAGCGCTCCCTGCATGGCCTCGGCCTGCCGGCCCTGCCTCGCGAGTCCACCGTCGGCAGCCTGTCCGGCGGCGAGGTCGTACGTCTGCGCCTCGCCGTGCTGCTTGCCGCCGCCCCCGAGGTGCTGCTCCTGGACGAGCCCACCAACCACCTCGACGGCGCCGCCCTGACCTGGCTGGAGGACCACCTGCGCGCCCGACGCGGCATCACGGTCGCCGTCTCCCACGACCGGGCCTTCCTGGAACGCGTCGCCACCTCCCTCCTGGAGGTCGACGGCGACCTGCACCGGACCGTGCGGTACGGCAACGGCTACGCCGGCTACCTCGCCGAGCGCGCCGCCGACCGGCGCCGCCGCGCCGAGGCCCACACAGCCTGGCGGGCCGAGGCGGCCCGGCTGCGCGAGTCCGCCGCCGTCACCGCCCGCCGGGTGGCGCCGGGGCGGGCCATGAAGGACGGCAACAAGATGGCGTACGACCGCGCTGCCGGCCGGGTGCAGCAGTCCCTCGCGAGCCGGGTCCGCAACGCCGAGGAACGCCTTGCCCGGCTGCTGGCCCGGCCGGTGCCGGCCCCCGCGGACCCGCTGCGGTTCACCGCGGTATCGCGCAACGCTGCCACGGCTGCCGCCGACCCCGGAACGCCCGCCGGTTCCGGGGACGCGCGACGGGTGCTGCTGGCCGCGGCGGGCGTCGCGGTCGAGGGGCGGCTCGCGCTGGTGGACGTGAACGTGCCGGTCGGCGGCCGACTGCTGGTCACGGGCCCGAACGGGGCGGGCAAGAGCACCCTGCTGCACGTACTGGCCGGCACCCTGGCCCCCGACCGCGGGCAGGTCGTACGCCACGGCCGGATCGGACTGCTGGCCCAGCACACCGATGCCGGCACGGGCCGCGGAACTCTGCTCGCGGCCTACGCCGAGGGCCGCCCCGGGACCCCCGAGGAGCACGCCGAACAACTCCTCTCACTGGGCCTGTTCGCCCGCGACCGGCTGTCCGCTCCCGTCGGCTCCCTGTCCGTCGGACAGCGGCAGCGGCTGGCCCTGGCCCGCCTGGTCACCGAACCGGCCGACGTCCTGCTGCTGGACGAGCCCACGAACCACCTCTCTCCCGCGCTGGCGGAGGAGCTGGAGGAGGCCTTGGCCCGGTTCGCCGGCGCGGTGGTCGTGGTCAGCCACGACCGACGGCTGTGCGCCCGCTGGTCGGGCGACCGGCTGGCCCTGCACGCCCCGGCACCGGAACCAGCCGCAGCCGCCACCTGCCCGTGA
- a CDS encoding TetR/AcrR family transcriptional regulator — protein MDSPAQASEGFGRQEPVKPATTRRRTGGRSARVRAQVLEAVGALLLEAGYDGLTVDAVAERAGVHRTTVYRRWGDVGRLLADVLDAASDDTWSPPDTGSLENDLTALNQEVYEALAGGGPNVTTALIAAGFRSAEAAAALSRFWEDRYARCAVVVTRAADRGELPGPADSRALLVAATAPLYHELLLLRAAPDPTLPRRAAAASAAAARAGAFEGANSSRDW, from the coding sequence ATGGATTCCCCTGCGCAGGCAAGCGAAGGTTTCGGCCGACAGGAACCGGTCAAACCGGCCACGACACGGCGCCGGACGGGCGGCCGGAGCGCCCGCGTCCGCGCCCAGGTGTTGGAGGCGGTGGGCGCGCTGCTCCTGGAGGCCGGGTACGACGGGCTCACGGTCGACGCGGTCGCGGAACGCGCCGGCGTCCACCGCACGACCGTCTACCGGCGCTGGGGTGACGTCGGTCGCCTGCTGGCCGACGTACTCGACGCCGCGTCCGACGACACGTGGAGCCCACCGGACACCGGGTCGCTGGAGAACGACCTGACCGCCCTCAATCAGGAGGTGTACGAGGCGCTGGCGGGTGGCGGGCCGAACGTGACCACGGCCCTGATCGCCGCCGGGTTCCGGTCGGCGGAAGCGGCAGCGGCACTGTCGCGGTTCTGGGAGGACCGCTACGCGCGCTGTGCGGTGGTCGTCACCCGCGCGGCCGACCGGGGCGAGCTGCCCGGCCCGGCCGACAGCCGGGCGCTGCTGGTCGCCGCGACCGCCCCGCTCTACCACGAACTGCTGCTGCTCCGGGCCGCCCCGGACCCGACGCTGCCGCGCCGCGCCGCCGCGGCCTCCGCGGCGGCGGCCCGCGCCGGCGCCTTCGAAGGCGCGAACTCCAGCCGCGACTGGTGA
- a CDS encoding tyrosine-type recombinase/integrase, whose product MQAFPVVMPSGQKYWTVLDDDLEVVPLADHWLRNVRFGRDRAELTTKAYAGGVALYLRWCGTTGRSWPEAGRDLGLFMVWLRYTPAPRDGVAAVVRPGPGSAPVRCERRINRVLVAVRGLLSYAVSAGEASRGVLGQIYELADSRDLPAEATGEDGGLFYRLRPVHRLREPAADVDRAADAELLAMFTVCRSARDRLVVLLLGRVGLRRGQAAGLRRSDVHLLPDSRALGCEYQGAHLHVRRRENPNGAWSKSRHAWVAPLDFLTVSAFDLYYEERHRLLGAGGSDFLLVNLFRAPIGAPISPEAIGELFGRLGVRAGLRRRVGPHMARRAFGSNVADAGGSPDEVQALLGQRSPDSSGPYRFPDPGRVRAAVERVPTPRALGGREENR is encoded by the coding sequence ATGCAGGCGTTTCCCGTGGTGATGCCGTCCGGGCAGAAGTACTGGACGGTCCTTGACGACGATCTAGAGGTCGTTCCCCTGGCTGATCACTGGCTGCGGAACGTTCGGTTCGGGCGAGACCGGGCTGAGCTAACGACGAAGGCGTACGCCGGCGGCGTCGCGCTGTATCTGCGCTGGTGCGGGACGACGGGCCGGTCGTGGCCGGAGGCGGGCCGGGATCTGGGCCTGTTCATGGTCTGGCTGAGGTACACGCCGGCGCCCCGGGACGGGGTCGCGGCGGTGGTGCGGCCGGGTCCGGGGTCGGCGCCGGTGCGGTGCGAGCGGCGGATCAACCGGGTCCTGGTGGCCGTGCGGGGGCTGCTGTCGTACGCGGTGTCCGCAGGTGAGGCGTCGCGCGGGGTGCTGGGGCAGATCTACGAGCTCGCCGACAGCCGCGACCTGCCAGCTGAAGCGACGGGCGAGGACGGCGGTCTGTTCTACCGGCTGCGTCCCGTGCACCGGCTGAGGGAGCCAGCCGCCGACGTCGACCGGGCGGCTGACGCCGAGCTCTTGGCGATGTTCACCGTTTGCCGCAGCGCGCGGGACCGCCTGGTCGTGCTGCTGCTCGGACGGGTGGGGCTGCGGCGCGGGCAGGCGGCCGGGCTCCGCCGCAGCGACGTGCATCTGCTGCCGGACTCGCGGGCGCTGGGCTGCGAGTACCAGGGTGCGCACCTGCACGTCCGGAGGCGGGAGAACCCGAACGGAGCCTGGTCGAAGTCGCGGCACGCGTGGGTGGCGCCGCTGGACTTCCTGACCGTGTCCGCGTTCGACCTGTACTACGAGGAACGCCACCGGCTGCTCGGCGCCGGCGGCAGCGACTTCCTGCTGGTGAACCTGTTCCGGGCGCCGATCGGGGCGCCGATCTCGCCGGAGGCGATCGGCGAGCTGTTCGGCCGGCTCGGAGTGCGGGCGGGACTGCGGCGGCGGGTGGGTCCGCACATGGCGCGGCGTGCGTTCGGGTCGAACGTGGCGGATGCGGGCGGTTCACCGGATGAGGTCCAGGCGTTGCTGGGGCAGCGGAGCCCGGACTCTTCGGGACCGTACCGATTCCCGGATCCCGGGAGGGTGCGGGCAGCGGTCGAGCGGGTCCCCACCCCGCGCGCCCTCGGCGGGCGGGAGGAGAACCGGTGA
- a CDS encoding tyrosine-type recombinase/integrase — translation MLSESLRLQRPDRGEVPALWARADIVAYSNRMGHLTATGKQSASRRLAYTRFVRRVLLRFRTLGLTGPGGVLEGMPVDFAIWPEDMPDEPEDAEAGRDLPEAVMRVLCAHLDRLEEMSNTETRVATELLIDTGRRPDEIYTLAWDCLESDPDGSPVLVYDNHKAYRLGRRLPIGGETAEVIRRQQQRVRDRFPASEPARLKLLPRPRTNPEGAKTYKDIALAHRTWVASLPDLIVPVITTEAGTPVTHLVLFDKTRVFPYAYRHCYAQRHADAGVHPDVLKELMDHRLISTTQGYYRVGAERRREAVDRVTALQFDRHGNRVWRAAQSLLDSEHVRRAIGEVATPYGVCREPSNVAACGHAGPLRFRCLGCEHFSTDVSCLPDLQAHLAELLRSRERLMSAFEADEWARTQAMPSQEEISRVRRLIDRVSSDLDQLTVEDRAQIEQAVALVRRSRTVHLGMPRVGQPLPDVRPSRIHTS, via the coding sequence ATGCTCTCGGAGAGCCTGCGCCTTCAGCGCCCCGACCGCGGCGAGGTGCCGGCACTGTGGGCGCGGGCCGACATCGTGGCGTACAGCAACCGCATGGGCCACCTCACCGCGACCGGCAAGCAGAGCGCGTCACGCCGGCTGGCCTACACCCGGTTCGTCCGCCGGGTCCTGCTCCGCTTCCGCACCCTGGGCCTGACCGGCCCCGGCGGCGTGCTGGAAGGGATGCCGGTCGACTTCGCGATCTGGCCCGAGGACATGCCCGACGAGCCGGAGGACGCCGAGGCCGGCCGCGATCTGCCCGAAGCGGTGATGCGCGTCCTGTGCGCCCACCTCGACCGCCTGGAGGAGATGAGCAACACCGAGACGAGGGTGGCGACCGAACTCCTCATCGACACCGGACGGCGCCCCGACGAGATCTACACCCTGGCCTGGGACTGCCTGGAAAGCGACCCCGATGGATCACCCGTGCTCGTCTACGACAACCACAAGGCCTACCGGCTCGGTCGCCGTCTGCCCATCGGCGGCGAGACCGCCGAGGTGATCCGCCGCCAGCAGCAACGCGTCCGCGACCGCTTCCCGGCCTCCGAGCCGGCCCGGCTCAAGCTCCTGCCCCGGCCTCGAACGAACCCCGAGGGCGCCAAGACGTACAAGGACATCGCTCTGGCCCACCGCACCTGGGTGGCTTCGCTGCCTGACCTCATCGTCCCGGTCATCACCACCGAGGCCGGTACCCCGGTCACCCATCTGGTGCTCTTCGACAAGACCCGCGTCTTCCCCTACGCCTACCGGCACTGCTACGCCCAGCGGCACGCCGACGCCGGAGTGCACCCCGACGTCCTCAAGGAGCTGATGGATCACCGGCTCATCTCCACCACCCAGGGCTACTACCGGGTCGGCGCGGAACGCCGTCGGGAAGCCGTCGACCGGGTCACGGCCCTCCAGTTCGACCGGCACGGCAACCGGGTCTGGCGCGCGGCCCAGAGCCTGCTCGACTCCGAGCACGTCCGCCGCGCCATCGGGGAGGTCGCCACCCCGTACGGGGTCTGCCGCGAACCCTCCAACGTCGCCGCCTGCGGCCACGCGGGCCCGCTGCGGTTCCGCTGCCTGGGGTGCGAGCACTTCTCCACCGACGTCTCCTGCCTCCCCGACCTCCAAGCCCACCTCGCCGAACTGCTGCGAAGCCGGGAACGGCTGATGTCCGCGTTCGAAGCCGACGAGTGGGCACGTACCCAGGCCATGCCCTCGCAGGAGGAGATCAGTCGGGTCCGCCGGCTCATCGACCGCGTCAGCTCTGACCTCGACCAGCTCACCGTCGAGGACCGCGCGCAGATCGAGCAGGCCGTCGCTCTCGTGCGGCGCTCGCGCACCGTCCACCTCGGCATGCCCCGCGTCGGCCAGCCCCTGCCCGACGTCCGACCCTCAAGGATCCACACGTCGTGA